In Carassius carassius chromosome 7, fCarCar2.1, whole genome shotgun sequence, one genomic interval encodes:
- the LOC132144072 gene encoding aftiphilin-like isoform X3, which yields MEPDVIHMYSSSPPPMEDGIEDEDEDFSDFTGVPNSTSFSEFDTPTTFNQSQALNATSPPELLSNGRIVGLSAQPAGSTKANGMTPGSSQTSTPNGRTVSVEELKKFSEHQAHIASLEFTTGSRTDSDVIDCNGTAEVLTNGFATLHQGGSPATPHKTNEFDISPDDFADFSAFSYAEHNQPSETDWEHSNQGCIPPQNDASDSVEERGTSLEDNSRDSRNTGFGFFSGNSESLSNGDWGFHEGSDLDRRELEADTAEVVSTVQPLALNGVTFSETDENRGSPDSIGDKSSGKQSDEKGSENETLEMETETETSFGRPLSTDALEEFGDFSMTGSVPSPPLQEETATPADHSQLAEDDYEDFGDFGDFGDASSFSATGFADFDQSTPPGAEDDEFGDFDTSKEPSKTELEGEEATTFADFPGSDSFADFSSAQVGDNEGWQAFSEPDQSQKEGESWAMFDASATEENRDDWQESQPVTAPPTAAEEHKSCTMSALLSRLEKLFQASFELVVAPPVEEQVTTLDTFLKPPDNSQQEEADRGPTNGALRDVWQQLQDVHNAYGLRYQWGGSHTNKALLCSLGIDTRNILFTGQKKQPVIVPMYAASLGMLEPTKEPVKPVSAAEMIASIAKSPSVSTELNTCPPDTAQESLPPVQFDWSSSGLTNPLDGVDPELYELTQAKLDVSGGSSRVVDAFARLMSTVEKTSTSTSRKPVQKEENLSEEARRVISGLPDLSFMQAKVLMFPSTLTPLLPSSSSPCPTPD from the exons ATGGAGCCTGACGTGATACACATGTACTCCTCCTCTCCGCCCCCGATGGAGGATGGCATCGAGGACGAGGACGAGGATTTCAGCGACTTCACCGGTGTCCCGAACAGCACCAGCTTTTCTGAGTTCGACACTCCAACCACATTCAACCAGTCTCAGGCTTTGAACGCCACTTCGCCGCCGGAGTTGCTGAGCAACGGAAGGATCGTGGGGCTGTCCGCTCAACCCGCAGGGTCTACGAAAGCCAACGGCATGACCCCTGGCTCCAGCCAGACCTCCACACCCAATGGCAGAACAGTTAGCGTAGAGGAACTCAAAAAGTTCAGTGAGCACCAAGCTCACATCGCATCCCTGGAGTTCACAACAGGCTCTCGGACTGACAGTGATGTCATTGACTGCAATGGCACCGCTGAAGTGCTCACCAACGGGTTTGCAACATTACACCAAGGTGGAAGCCCGGCCACACCACACAAAACCAACGAATTTGATATCAGTCCAGATGATTTTGCAGATTTCTCTGCCTTTTCTTATGCTGAACACAACCAGCCTTCAGAGACAGACTGGGAACATTCGAATCAAGGATGCATACCGCCACAGAATGATGCTAGCGACAGCGTTGAAGAGCGAGGCACTAGTTTAGAAGACAATAGCAGGGACTCGAGAAACACAGGGTTTGGGTTCTTTTCTGGAAACTCTGAAAGTCTCAGCAACGGTGACTGGGGTTTCCATGAAGGGTCGGATTTAGATCGAAGGGAGCTAGAAGCTGATACTGCTGAAGTCGTTAGCACAGTGCAACCGCTAGCCCTTAATGGTGTCACTTTTAGTGAAACCGATGAGAACAGGGGGTCGCCCGACTCTATTGGGGATAAGTCTAGTGGCAAGCAATCAGATGAGAAAGGCTCAGAGAATGAGACTTTAGAAATGGAGACGGAAACGGAGACTTCCTTTGGTCGGCCGCTATCAACAGACGCGCTCGAAGAATTCGGCGACTTTAGCATGACAGGATCTGTACCCTCGCCTCCGCTTCAGGAGGAGACGGCCACTCCGGCCGACCACAGCCAGCTGGCCGAGGATGACTATGAGGATTTTGGAGATTTTGGTGACTTTGGAGATGCCAGCTCGTTTAGCGCGACTGGATTTGCTGATTTTGACCAGAGTACCCCTCCGGGGGCAGAGGATGATGAATTTGGTGATTTTGACACATCAAAAGAACCTAGTAAAACAGAGTTGGAGGGTGAGGAGGCAACAACGTTTGCGGATTTTCCTGGAAGTGACAGTTTCGCAGATTTTAGCTCTGCGCAGGTGGGCGATAACGAAGGATGGCAGGCCTTCTCTGAGCCGGATCAGAGCCAGAAGGAAGGAGAATCGTGGGCAATGTTTGATGCATCGGCTACAGAAGAAAACAGAGATGATTGGCAGGAAAGCCAACCGGTTACAGCACCCCCTACTGCTGCGGAGGAGCACAAAAGTTGTACAATG TCTGCACTGCTCAGCCGTTTGGAGAAGCTTTTCCAGGCCAGTTTCGAGCTGGTGGTCGCCCCTCCGGTGGAGGAACAGGTGACCACGCTCGACACCTTCCTCAAACCTCCTGACAACTCACAACAGGAAGAAGCTGACAGAGGGCCGACCAATGG GGCACTGCGGGACGTATGGCAGCAGTTGCAGGATGTTCATAATGCCTACGGCCTCCGGTACCAGTGGGGCGGCTCTCACACCAATAAAGCACTGCTCTGCTCGCTTGGTATCGACACCAGAAACATC CTGTTCACGGGCCAGAAAAAGCAGCCTGTAATTGTGCCAATGTATGCTGCCAGTCTG GGGATGCTGGAACCCACGAAAGAGCCGGTGAAGCCGGTCTCCGCCGCTGAAATGATCGCCTCAATCGCAAAATCTCCTTCAGTCTCCACGGAGCTGAACACCTGTCCACCTGACACTGCCCAG GAGTCTCTTCCTCCCGTTCAGTTTGACTGGAGCAGCAGTGGCCTTACAAACCCTCTGGACG GTGTGGACCCGGAGCTGTACGAGTTGACCCAGGCGAAGCTGGACGTCAGCGGAGGCAGCAGTAGAGTCGTGGATGCGTTCGCTCGCCTCATGTCCACCGTGGAGAAGACCAGCACCTCCACCAG CAGAAAGCCTGTGCAGAAGGAGGAGAATCTGAGTGAAGAGGCTCGGCGAGTGATCTCAGGTCTGCCGGATCTGTCCTTCATGCAGGCTAAAGTCCTCATGTTCCCCTCCACACTGactcctctcctcccctcctcCTCCTCGCCCTGTCCCACGCCCGACTGA
- the LOC132144072 gene encoding aftiphilin-like isoform X4, with translation MEPDVIHMYSSSPPPMEDGIEDEDEDFSDFTGVPNSTSFSEFDTPTTFNQSQALNATSPPELLSNGRIVGLSAQPAGSTKANGMTPGSSQTSTPNGRTVSVEELKKFSEHQAHIASLEFTTGSRTDSDVIDCNGTAEVLTNGFATLHQGGSPATPHKTNEFDISPDDFADFSAFSYAEHNQPSETDWEHSNQGCIPPQNDASDSVEERGTSLEDNSRDSRNTGFGFFSGNSESLSNGDWGFHEGSDLDRRELEADTAEVVSTVQPLALNGVTFSETDENRGSPDSIGDKSSGKQSDEKGSENETLEMETETETSFGRPLSTDALEEFGDFSMTGSVPSPPLQEETATPADHSQLAEDDYEDFGDFGDFGDASSFSATGFADFDQSTPPGAEDDEFGDFDTSKEPSKTELEGEEATTFADFPGSDSFADFSSAQVGDNEGWQAFSEPDQSQKEGESWAMFDASATEENRDDWQESQPVTAPPTAAEEHKSCTMSALLSRLEKLFQASFELVVAPPVEEQVTTLDTFLKPPDNSQQEEADRGPTNGALRDVWQQLQDVHNAYGLRYQWGGSHTNKALLCSLGIDTRNILFTGQKKQPVIVPMYAASLGMLEPTKEPVKPVSAAEMIASIAKSPSVSTELNTCPPDTAQESLPPVQFDWSSSGLTNPLDGVDPELYELTQAKLDVSGGSSRVVDAFARLMSTVEKTSTSTRKPVQKEENLSEEARRVISGLPDLSFMQAKVLMFPSTLTPLLPSSSSPCPTPD, from the exons ATGGAGCCTGACGTGATACACATGTACTCCTCCTCTCCGCCCCCGATGGAGGATGGCATCGAGGACGAGGACGAGGATTTCAGCGACTTCACCGGTGTCCCGAACAGCACCAGCTTTTCTGAGTTCGACACTCCAACCACATTCAACCAGTCTCAGGCTTTGAACGCCACTTCGCCGCCGGAGTTGCTGAGCAACGGAAGGATCGTGGGGCTGTCCGCTCAACCCGCAGGGTCTACGAAAGCCAACGGCATGACCCCTGGCTCCAGCCAGACCTCCACACCCAATGGCAGAACAGTTAGCGTAGAGGAACTCAAAAAGTTCAGTGAGCACCAAGCTCACATCGCATCCCTGGAGTTCACAACAGGCTCTCGGACTGACAGTGATGTCATTGACTGCAATGGCACCGCTGAAGTGCTCACCAACGGGTTTGCAACATTACACCAAGGTGGAAGCCCGGCCACACCACACAAAACCAACGAATTTGATATCAGTCCAGATGATTTTGCAGATTTCTCTGCCTTTTCTTATGCTGAACACAACCAGCCTTCAGAGACAGACTGGGAACATTCGAATCAAGGATGCATACCGCCACAGAATGATGCTAGCGACAGCGTTGAAGAGCGAGGCACTAGTTTAGAAGACAATAGCAGGGACTCGAGAAACACAGGGTTTGGGTTCTTTTCTGGAAACTCTGAAAGTCTCAGCAACGGTGACTGGGGTTTCCATGAAGGGTCGGATTTAGATCGAAGGGAGCTAGAAGCTGATACTGCTGAAGTCGTTAGCACAGTGCAACCGCTAGCCCTTAATGGTGTCACTTTTAGTGAAACCGATGAGAACAGGGGGTCGCCCGACTCTATTGGGGATAAGTCTAGTGGCAAGCAATCAGATGAGAAAGGCTCAGAGAATGAGACTTTAGAAATGGAGACGGAAACGGAGACTTCCTTTGGTCGGCCGCTATCAACAGACGCGCTCGAAGAATTCGGCGACTTTAGCATGACAGGATCTGTACCCTCGCCTCCGCTTCAGGAGGAGACGGCCACTCCGGCCGACCACAGCCAGCTGGCCGAGGATGACTATGAGGATTTTGGAGATTTTGGTGACTTTGGAGATGCCAGCTCGTTTAGCGCGACTGGATTTGCTGATTTTGACCAGAGTACCCCTCCGGGGGCAGAGGATGATGAATTTGGTGATTTTGACACATCAAAAGAACCTAGTAAAACAGAGTTGGAGGGTGAGGAGGCAACAACGTTTGCGGATTTTCCTGGAAGTGACAGTTTCGCAGATTTTAGCTCTGCGCAGGTGGGCGATAACGAAGGATGGCAGGCCTTCTCTGAGCCGGATCAGAGCCAGAAGGAAGGAGAATCGTGGGCAATGTTTGATGCATCGGCTACAGAAGAAAACAGAGATGATTGGCAGGAAAGCCAACCGGTTACAGCACCCCCTACTGCTGCGGAGGAGCACAAAAGTTGTACAATG TCTGCACTGCTCAGCCGTTTGGAGAAGCTTTTCCAGGCCAGTTTCGAGCTGGTGGTCGCCCCTCCGGTGGAGGAACAGGTGACCACGCTCGACACCTTCCTCAAACCTCCTGACAACTCACAACAGGAAGAAGCTGACAGAGGGCCGACCAATGG GGCACTGCGGGACGTATGGCAGCAGTTGCAGGATGTTCATAATGCCTACGGCCTCCGGTACCAGTGGGGCGGCTCTCACACCAATAAAGCACTGCTCTGCTCGCTTGGTATCGACACCAGAAACATC CTGTTCACGGGCCAGAAAAAGCAGCCTGTAATTGTGCCAATGTATGCTGCCAGTCTG GGGATGCTGGAACCCACGAAAGAGCCGGTGAAGCCGGTCTCCGCCGCTGAAATGATCGCCTCAATCGCAAAATCTCCTTCAGTCTCCACGGAGCTGAACACCTGTCCACCTGACACTGCCCAG GAGTCTCTTCCTCCCGTTCAGTTTGACTGGAGCAGCAGTGGCCTTACAAACCCTCTGGACG GTGTGGACCCGGAGCTGTACGAGTTGACCCAGGCGAAGCTGGACGTCAGCGGAGGCAGCAGTAGAGTCGTGGATGCGTTCGCTCGCCTCATGTCCACCGTGGAGAAGACCAGCACCTCCACCAG AAAGCCTGTGCAGAAGGAGGAGAATCTGAGTGAAGAGGCTCGGCGAGTGATCTCAGGTCTGCCGGATCTGTCCTTCATGCAGGCTAAAGTCCTCATGTTCCCCTCCACACTGactcctctcctcccctcctcCTCCTCGCCCTGTCCCACGCCCGACTGA
- the LOC132143207 gene encoding galectin-related protein-like has translation MAELSAVRHELRTRNLSGSFEEPQCISPQKDEQQTLAVPFCGSIQGGLRPGKKITVMGVVNADPDSFDISLTCGCGDVALDMCVRFEDREVSRNACVSESWGEEERSIPYFPFIAEQPFRVEIHCDHPRFRVLVDGHQLFDFYHRVTPLTAIDTIQISGSLTITKLN, from the exons AGAACCAGAAATCTGAGCGGTTCTTTTGAGGAGCCTCAGTGCATTTCACCACAAAAAGATGAGCAACAGACACTG GCCGTGCCATTCTGTGGCAGCATCCAGGGAGGACTGAGACCGGGGAAGAAAATCACAGTCATGGGCGTCGTGAATGCAGATCCCGACAG TTTTGACATCAGTCTGACGTGCGGCTGTGGGGACGTGGCTCTGGATATGTGCGTGCGGTTCGAAGACCGGGAGGTTTCACGAAACGCCTGTGTTTCTGAAAGCTGGGGCGAGGAGGAGAGGTCAATACCGTACTTCCCCTTCATCGCAGAGCAGCCTTTCAGG GTTGAGATTCATTGCGATCACCCGCGCTTCCGCGTGCTCGTGGACGGCCATCAGCTCTTTGACTTCTACCACCGCGTGACGCCGCTGACGGCCATCGACACCATCCAGATCAGCGGCAGTCTGACCATCACCAAGCTCAACTGA
- the LOC132144072 gene encoding aftiphilin-like isoform X1 encodes MEPDVIHMYSSSPPPMEDGIEDEDEDFSDFTGVPNSTSFSEFDTPTTFNQSQALNATSPPELLSNGRIVGLSAQPAGSTKANGMTPGSSQTSTPNGRTVSVEELKKFSEHQAHIASLEFTTGSRTDSDVIDCNGTAEVLTNGFATLHQGGSPATPHKTNEFDISPDDFADFSAFSYAEHNQPSETDWEHSNQGCIPPQNDASDSVEERGTSLEDNSRDSRNTGFGFFSGNSESLSNGDWGFHEGSDLDRRELEADTAEVVSTVQPLALNGVTFSETDENRGSPDSIGDKSSGKQSDEKGSENETLEMETETETSFGRPLSTDALEEFGDFSMTGSVPSPPLQEETATPADHSQLAEDDYEDFGDFGDFGDASSFSATGFADFDQSTPPGAEDDEFGDFDTSKEPSKTELEGEEATTFADFPGSDSFADFSSAQVGDNEGWQAFSEPDQSQKEGESWAMFDASATEENRDDWQESQPVTAPPTAAEEHKSCTMSALLSRLEKLFQASFELVVAPPVEEQVTTLDTFLKPPDNSQQEEADRGPTNGALRDVWQQLQDVHNAYGLRYQWGGSHTNKALLCSLGIDTRNILFTGQKKQPVIVPMYAASLGMLEPTKEPVKPVSAAEMIASIAKSPSVSTELNTCPPDTAQESLPPVQFDWSSSGLTNPLDASGGSSLLNLDFFGPVDESPSGTATSIPGVDPELYELTQAKLDVSGGSSRVVDAFARLMSTVEKTSTSTSRKPVQKEENLSEEARRVISGLPDLSFMQAKVLMFPSTLTPLLPSSSSPCPTPD; translated from the exons ATGGAGCCTGACGTGATACACATGTACTCCTCCTCTCCGCCCCCGATGGAGGATGGCATCGAGGACGAGGACGAGGATTTCAGCGACTTCACCGGTGTCCCGAACAGCACCAGCTTTTCTGAGTTCGACACTCCAACCACATTCAACCAGTCTCAGGCTTTGAACGCCACTTCGCCGCCGGAGTTGCTGAGCAACGGAAGGATCGTGGGGCTGTCCGCTCAACCCGCAGGGTCTACGAAAGCCAACGGCATGACCCCTGGCTCCAGCCAGACCTCCACACCCAATGGCAGAACAGTTAGCGTAGAGGAACTCAAAAAGTTCAGTGAGCACCAAGCTCACATCGCATCCCTGGAGTTCACAACAGGCTCTCGGACTGACAGTGATGTCATTGACTGCAATGGCACCGCTGAAGTGCTCACCAACGGGTTTGCAACATTACACCAAGGTGGAAGCCCGGCCACACCACACAAAACCAACGAATTTGATATCAGTCCAGATGATTTTGCAGATTTCTCTGCCTTTTCTTATGCTGAACACAACCAGCCTTCAGAGACAGACTGGGAACATTCGAATCAAGGATGCATACCGCCACAGAATGATGCTAGCGACAGCGTTGAAGAGCGAGGCACTAGTTTAGAAGACAATAGCAGGGACTCGAGAAACACAGGGTTTGGGTTCTTTTCTGGAAACTCTGAAAGTCTCAGCAACGGTGACTGGGGTTTCCATGAAGGGTCGGATTTAGATCGAAGGGAGCTAGAAGCTGATACTGCTGAAGTCGTTAGCACAGTGCAACCGCTAGCCCTTAATGGTGTCACTTTTAGTGAAACCGATGAGAACAGGGGGTCGCCCGACTCTATTGGGGATAAGTCTAGTGGCAAGCAATCAGATGAGAAAGGCTCAGAGAATGAGACTTTAGAAATGGAGACGGAAACGGAGACTTCCTTTGGTCGGCCGCTATCAACAGACGCGCTCGAAGAATTCGGCGACTTTAGCATGACAGGATCTGTACCCTCGCCTCCGCTTCAGGAGGAGACGGCCACTCCGGCCGACCACAGCCAGCTGGCCGAGGATGACTATGAGGATTTTGGAGATTTTGGTGACTTTGGAGATGCCAGCTCGTTTAGCGCGACTGGATTTGCTGATTTTGACCAGAGTACCCCTCCGGGGGCAGAGGATGATGAATTTGGTGATTTTGACACATCAAAAGAACCTAGTAAAACAGAGTTGGAGGGTGAGGAGGCAACAACGTTTGCGGATTTTCCTGGAAGTGACAGTTTCGCAGATTTTAGCTCTGCGCAGGTGGGCGATAACGAAGGATGGCAGGCCTTCTCTGAGCCGGATCAGAGCCAGAAGGAAGGAGAATCGTGGGCAATGTTTGATGCATCGGCTACAGAAGAAAACAGAGATGATTGGCAGGAAAGCCAACCGGTTACAGCACCCCCTACTGCTGCGGAGGAGCACAAAAGTTGTACAATG TCTGCACTGCTCAGCCGTTTGGAGAAGCTTTTCCAGGCCAGTTTCGAGCTGGTGGTCGCCCCTCCGGTGGAGGAACAGGTGACCACGCTCGACACCTTCCTCAAACCTCCTGACAACTCACAACAGGAAGAAGCTGACAGAGGGCCGACCAATGG GGCACTGCGGGACGTATGGCAGCAGTTGCAGGATGTTCATAATGCCTACGGCCTCCGGTACCAGTGGGGCGGCTCTCACACCAATAAAGCACTGCTCTGCTCGCTTGGTATCGACACCAGAAACATC CTGTTCACGGGCCAGAAAAAGCAGCCTGTAATTGTGCCAATGTATGCTGCCAGTCTG GGGATGCTGGAACCCACGAAAGAGCCGGTGAAGCCGGTCTCCGCCGCTGAAATGATCGCCTCAATCGCAAAATCTCCTTCAGTCTCCACGGAGCTGAACACCTGTCCACCTGACACTGCCCAG GAGTCTCTTCCTCCCGTTCAGTTTGACTGGAGCAGCAGTGGCCTTACAAACCCTCTGGACG CGAGTGGAGGCTCCTCTCTGCTCAACCTCGATTTTTTCGGCCCTGTGGACGAGTCGCCCTCCGGCACGGCCACATCCATACCAG GTGTGGACCCGGAGCTGTACGAGTTGACCCAGGCGAAGCTGGACGTCAGCGGAGGCAGCAGTAGAGTCGTGGATGCGTTCGCTCGCCTCATGTCCACCGTGGAGAAGACCAGCACCTCCACCAG CAGAAAGCCTGTGCAGAAGGAGGAGAATCTGAGTGAAGAGGCTCGGCGAGTGATCTCAGGTCTGCCGGATCTGTCCTTCATGCAGGCTAAAGTCCTCATGTTCCCCTCCACACTGactcctctcctcccctcctcCTCCTCGCCCTGTCCCACGCCCGACTGA
- the LOC132144072 gene encoding aftiphilin-like isoform X2, whose product MEPDVIHMYSSSPPPMEDGIEDEDEDFSDFTGVPNSTSFSEFDTPTTFNQSQALNATSPPELLSNGRIVGLSAQPAGSTKANGMTPGSSQTSTPNGRTVSVEELKKFSEHQAHIASLEFTTGSRTDSDVIDCNGTAEVLTNGFATLHQGGSPATPHKTNEFDISPDDFADFSAFSYAEHNQPSETDWEHSNQGCIPPQNDASDSVEERGTSLEDNSRDSRNTGFGFFSGNSESLSNGDWGFHEGSDLDRRELEADTAEVVSTVQPLALNGVTFSETDENRGSPDSIGDKSSGKQSDEKGSENETLEMETETETSFGRPLSTDALEEFGDFSMTGSVPSPPLQEETATPADHSQLAEDDYEDFGDFGDFGDASSFSATGFADFDQSTPPGAEDDEFGDFDTSKEPSKTELEGEEATTFADFPGSDSFADFSSAQVGDNEGWQAFSEPDQSQKEGESWAMFDASATEENRDDWQESQPVTAPPTAAEEHKSCTMSALLSRLEKLFQASFELVVAPPVEEQVTTLDTFLKPPDNSQQEEADRGPTNGALRDVWQQLQDVHNAYGLRYQWGGSHTNKALLCSLGIDTRNILFTGQKKQPVIVPMYAASLGMLEPTKEPVKPVSAAEMIASIAKSPSVSTELNTCPPDTAQESLPPVQFDWSSSGLTNPLDASGGSSLLNLDFFGPVDESPSGTATSIPGVDPELYELTQAKLDVSGGSSRVVDAFARLMSTVEKTSTSTRKPVQKEENLSEEARRVISGLPDLSFMQAKVLMFPSTLTPLLPSSSSPCPTPD is encoded by the exons ATGGAGCCTGACGTGATACACATGTACTCCTCCTCTCCGCCCCCGATGGAGGATGGCATCGAGGACGAGGACGAGGATTTCAGCGACTTCACCGGTGTCCCGAACAGCACCAGCTTTTCTGAGTTCGACACTCCAACCACATTCAACCAGTCTCAGGCTTTGAACGCCACTTCGCCGCCGGAGTTGCTGAGCAACGGAAGGATCGTGGGGCTGTCCGCTCAACCCGCAGGGTCTACGAAAGCCAACGGCATGACCCCTGGCTCCAGCCAGACCTCCACACCCAATGGCAGAACAGTTAGCGTAGAGGAACTCAAAAAGTTCAGTGAGCACCAAGCTCACATCGCATCCCTGGAGTTCACAACAGGCTCTCGGACTGACAGTGATGTCATTGACTGCAATGGCACCGCTGAAGTGCTCACCAACGGGTTTGCAACATTACACCAAGGTGGAAGCCCGGCCACACCACACAAAACCAACGAATTTGATATCAGTCCAGATGATTTTGCAGATTTCTCTGCCTTTTCTTATGCTGAACACAACCAGCCTTCAGAGACAGACTGGGAACATTCGAATCAAGGATGCATACCGCCACAGAATGATGCTAGCGACAGCGTTGAAGAGCGAGGCACTAGTTTAGAAGACAATAGCAGGGACTCGAGAAACACAGGGTTTGGGTTCTTTTCTGGAAACTCTGAAAGTCTCAGCAACGGTGACTGGGGTTTCCATGAAGGGTCGGATTTAGATCGAAGGGAGCTAGAAGCTGATACTGCTGAAGTCGTTAGCACAGTGCAACCGCTAGCCCTTAATGGTGTCACTTTTAGTGAAACCGATGAGAACAGGGGGTCGCCCGACTCTATTGGGGATAAGTCTAGTGGCAAGCAATCAGATGAGAAAGGCTCAGAGAATGAGACTTTAGAAATGGAGACGGAAACGGAGACTTCCTTTGGTCGGCCGCTATCAACAGACGCGCTCGAAGAATTCGGCGACTTTAGCATGACAGGATCTGTACCCTCGCCTCCGCTTCAGGAGGAGACGGCCACTCCGGCCGACCACAGCCAGCTGGCCGAGGATGACTATGAGGATTTTGGAGATTTTGGTGACTTTGGAGATGCCAGCTCGTTTAGCGCGACTGGATTTGCTGATTTTGACCAGAGTACCCCTCCGGGGGCAGAGGATGATGAATTTGGTGATTTTGACACATCAAAAGAACCTAGTAAAACAGAGTTGGAGGGTGAGGAGGCAACAACGTTTGCGGATTTTCCTGGAAGTGACAGTTTCGCAGATTTTAGCTCTGCGCAGGTGGGCGATAACGAAGGATGGCAGGCCTTCTCTGAGCCGGATCAGAGCCAGAAGGAAGGAGAATCGTGGGCAATGTTTGATGCATCGGCTACAGAAGAAAACAGAGATGATTGGCAGGAAAGCCAACCGGTTACAGCACCCCCTACTGCTGCGGAGGAGCACAAAAGTTGTACAATG TCTGCACTGCTCAGCCGTTTGGAGAAGCTTTTCCAGGCCAGTTTCGAGCTGGTGGTCGCCCCTCCGGTGGAGGAACAGGTGACCACGCTCGACACCTTCCTCAAACCTCCTGACAACTCACAACAGGAAGAAGCTGACAGAGGGCCGACCAATGG GGCACTGCGGGACGTATGGCAGCAGTTGCAGGATGTTCATAATGCCTACGGCCTCCGGTACCAGTGGGGCGGCTCTCACACCAATAAAGCACTGCTCTGCTCGCTTGGTATCGACACCAGAAACATC CTGTTCACGGGCCAGAAAAAGCAGCCTGTAATTGTGCCAATGTATGCTGCCAGTCTG GGGATGCTGGAACCCACGAAAGAGCCGGTGAAGCCGGTCTCCGCCGCTGAAATGATCGCCTCAATCGCAAAATCTCCTTCAGTCTCCACGGAGCTGAACACCTGTCCACCTGACACTGCCCAG GAGTCTCTTCCTCCCGTTCAGTTTGACTGGAGCAGCAGTGGCCTTACAAACCCTCTGGACG CGAGTGGAGGCTCCTCTCTGCTCAACCTCGATTTTTTCGGCCCTGTGGACGAGTCGCCCTCCGGCACGGCCACATCCATACCAG GTGTGGACCCGGAGCTGTACGAGTTGACCCAGGCGAAGCTGGACGTCAGCGGAGGCAGCAGTAGAGTCGTGGATGCGTTCGCTCGCCTCATGTCCACCGTGGAGAAGACCAGCACCTCCACCAG AAAGCCTGTGCAGAAGGAGGAGAATCTGAGTGAAGAGGCTCGGCGAGTGATCTCAGGTCTGCCGGATCTGTCCTTCATGCAGGCTAAAGTCCTCATGTTCCCCTCCACACTGactcctctcctcccctcctcCTCCTCGCCCTGTCCCACGCCCGACTGA